A region from the Streptosporangium sp. NBC_01756 genome encodes:
- the kdpB gene encoding potassium-transporting ATPase subunit KdpB, with product MSTPVMEAPGRTPAPRKKVGGGLLDPKQLITSLPAALVKLNPVHMWRNPVMLIVEIGAVFSAVLAVVDPSFFAWAIVAWLWLTVVFANLAEAVAEGRGKAQAATLRAAKRDTTARRLVKRDDPARWDTVNAPELKQGDFVIVEAGEIIPGDGDVVEGIASVDESAITGESAPVIRESGGDRSAVTGGTRVLSDRIIVQITQKPGESFIDRMIALVEGANRQKTPNEIALNILLAALTIIFLVATVTMQPLAIYSKAGNPGIPDSLALNGDGVTGIVLVSLLVCLIPTTIGALLSAIGIAGMDRLVQRNVLAMSGRAVEAAGDVSTLLLDKTGTITLGNRQASEFVPAPGVSTDELATAAQLASLADETPEGRSIVVYAKQAYGLRERQPGELAHAEWVQFTAQTRMSGVNVDGRQVRKGAATAVMKWVRDQGGHPTDEVGSIVDAISGSGGTPLVVGEAVDGKARVLGVIHLKDVVKQGMRERFDEMRRMGIRTVMITGDNPLTAKAIADEAGVDDFLAEATPEDKLALIKSEQQGGRLVAMTGDGTNDAPALAQADVGVAMNTGTSAAKEAGNMVDLDSNPTKLIEIVEIGKQLLITRGALTTFSIANDIAKYFAIIPAMFAAVYPGLDALNVMRLASPQSAILSAVIFNALVIVALIPLALRGVRYRPSSASKLLSRNLYLYGLGGVAVPFIGIKIIDLLIQFLPGMA from the coding sequence ATGTCCACTCCCGTGATGGAAGCGCCGGGCCGCACGCCGGCTCCGCGGAAGAAGGTCGGCGGCGGCCTGCTCGATCCCAAGCAGCTCATCACCTCGCTGCCCGCCGCCCTGGTCAAGCTCAACCCCGTGCACATGTGGCGCAACCCGGTCATGCTGATCGTCGAGATCGGCGCGGTGTTCTCCGCCGTGCTCGCGGTCGTCGATCCGTCGTTCTTCGCCTGGGCGATCGTCGCATGGCTCTGGCTCACGGTGGTCTTCGCCAACCTCGCCGAGGCGGTGGCCGAGGGCCGGGGCAAGGCGCAGGCCGCCACCCTGCGCGCCGCCAAGCGCGACACCACCGCCCGCAGGCTGGTGAAACGCGACGACCCGGCCCGGTGGGACACGGTCAACGCGCCCGAGCTCAAGCAGGGCGACTTCGTGATCGTCGAGGCCGGGGAGATCATCCCTGGTGACGGCGACGTGGTCGAGGGCATCGCCAGCGTCGATGAGTCGGCCATCACCGGTGAGTCCGCGCCGGTGATCCGCGAGTCCGGCGGTGACCGGTCGGCGGTCACCGGCGGCACCAGGGTGCTCTCCGACCGGATCATCGTCCAGATCACCCAGAAGCCGGGCGAGAGCTTCATCGACCGGATGATCGCCCTGGTCGAGGGCGCCAACCGGCAGAAGACGCCCAACGAGATCGCCCTCAACATCCTGTTGGCCGCGCTGACGATCATCTTCTTGGTCGCCACCGTCACCATGCAGCCGCTGGCCATCTACTCCAAGGCCGGCAACCCCGGCATCCCCGACTCCCTCGCGCTGAACGGCGACGGCGTCACCGGCATCGTGCTGGTCTCGCTGCTGGTCTGCCTCATCCCGACCACGATCGGCGCGCTGCTGAGCGCGATCGGCATCGCGGGCATGGACCGCCTGGTCCAGCGCAACGTGCTGGCCATGAGCGGGCGCGCGGTCGAAGCCGCCGGTGACGTCAGCACGCTGCTGCTGGACAAGACCGGCACCATCACCCTGGGCAACCGGCAGGCCTCGGAGTTCGTCCCGGCGCCCGGCGTCTCCACCGACGAGCTCGCCACGGCCGCCCAGCTGGCCAGCCTCGCCGACGAGACACCCGAGGGGCGCTCGATCGTGGTCTACGCCAAGCAGGCGTACGGCCTGCGCGAGCGGCAGCCGGGCGAGCTGGCCCACGCCGAGTGGGTCCAGTTCACCGCCCAGACCCGGATGTCGGGCGTCAACGTCGACGGCCGCCAGGTCCGCAAGGGCGCCGCCACCGCGGTCATGAAGTGGGTCCGCGACCAGGGCGGGCACCCGACCGACGAGGTCGGCTCCATCGTGGACGCCATCTCCGGCTCCGGTGGCACCCCGCTGGTCGTGGGCGAGGCGGTCGACGGCAAGGCCCGCGTGCTGGGCGTCATCCATCTCAAGGACGTCGTCAAGCAGGGCATGCGCGAGCGGTTCGACGAGATGCGCCGGATGGGCATCCGCACCGTCATGATCACCGGTGACAACCCGCTGACCGCCAAGGCCATCGCCGACGAGGCCGGGGTCGACGACTTCCTCGCCGAGGCCACCCCCGAGGACAAGCTCGCCCTGATCAAGAGCGAGCAGCAGGGGGGCCGGCTGGTCGCCATGACCGGTGACGGCACCAACGACGCGCCCGCGCTCGCCCAGGCCGACGTCGGCGTGGCGATGAACACCGGCACGTCGGCGGCCAAGGAGGCCGGCAACATGGTCGACCTCGACTCCAACCCCACCAAGCTCATCGAGATCGTCGAGATCGGCAAGCAGCTGCTCATCACGCGGGGGGCGCTGACGACCTTCTCGATCGCCAACGACATCGCCAAGTACTTCGCGATCATCCCCGCGATGTTCGCCGCGGTCTACCCGGGGTTGGACGCGCTGAACGTCATGCGCCTGGCCAGCCCGCAGTCGGCGATCCTGTCCGCGGTGATCTTCAACGCCCTGGTCATCGTGGCGCTGATTCCGCTGGCGCTGCGCGGTGTCCGCTACCGCCCCTCCAGTGCCTCGAAGCTGCTCAGCCGCAACCTCTATCTCTACGGTCTGGGCGGCGTCGCCGTCCCGTTCATCGGTATCAAGATCATCGATCTTCTCATTCAGTTCCTTCCGGGGATGGCATAA
- the kdpF gene encoding K(+)-transporting ATPase subunit F, with translation MSAVNATGLVVVAGLVIFMVAALLFPERF, from the coding sequence GTGAGCGCTGTCAACGCCACCGGTCTCGTGGTGGTCGCCGGTCTGGTGATCTTCATGGTCGCCGCCCTGCTCTTCCCGGAGCGTTTCTGA
- the kdpA gene encoding potassium-transporting ATPase subunit KdpA, which yields MNPTLAGILFIGSLVLALVLVHRPLGDYMYRVYTGTRHNPVERVIYRLLGVQPGAEQRWGVYARSVLAFSLVSVLFLYGLQRLQDKLFLSLGMPPVTDHVAWNTAISFVTNTNWQAYSGESTMGHLTQMAGLAVQNFVSASVGMAVAIALVRGFARNRADGLGNFWVDLVRGTIRILLPIAFVGAIVLVAGGLVQNFADPHTVATLTGGPQAITGGPVASQEVIKELGTNGGGFYNVNSAHPFENAQAWTNWFEIFLILLIPFALPRTFGKMVGQVRQGYAIVAVMATLALASVVLTNVFELSGNATVPQAVGAAMEGKDVRFGVANSATFAAATTLTSTGAVNSFHDSYTPLGGMMTMVNMMLGEVAPGGVGAGLYGLLVLAVITVFVAGLMVGRTPEYLGKRIGAREMKLASMYFLVTPVLVLVGTALAMGSAEQRASMLNSGPHGLSEVLYAFTSASNNNGSAFGGITVNTPWYDVALGLCMAFGRFLPIIFVLALAGSLAGQAPVPASAGTLPTHRPQFVGMVVGVTVVLVALTFLPALALGPLAEGIH from the coding sequence ATGAATCCCACCCTCGCCGGGATCCTGTTCATCGGCTCCCTCGTCCTGGCCCTGGTCCTGGTGCACCGGCCGCTCGGCGACTACATGTACCGCGTCTACACCGGCACCCGGCACAACCCCGTCGAACGGGTGATCTACCGCCTGCTCGGCGTCCAGCCCGGCGCCGAGCAGAGGTGGGGCGTCTACGCCCGCAGCGTGCTGGCCTTCTCGCTGGTCTCGGTCCTGTTCCTGTACGGGCTGCAGCGTCTGCAGGACAAGCTGTTCCTCTCCCTGGGGATGCCTCCGGTCACCGACCACGTCGCGTGGAACACCGCGATCAGCTTCGTGACCAACACCAACTGGCAGGCCTACTCGGGTGAGTCCACGATGGGTCACCTGACGCAGATGGCCGGCCTGGCCGTACAGAACTTCGTCTCGGCCTCGGTCGGCATGGCCGTGGCGATCGCGCTCGTCCGCGGGTTCGCCAGGAACCGGGCCGACGGCCTCGGCAACTTCTGGGTGGACCTGGTCCGCGGCACGATCCGCATCCTGCTGCCGATTGCGTTCGTCGGCGCCATCGTGCTGGTGGCCGGCGGCCTGGTTCAGAACTTCGCCGACCCGCACACGGTGGCCACCCTGACCGGCGGTCCGCAGGCGATCACCGGTGGTCCGGTGGCCAGCCAGGAGGTCATCAAGGAGCTCGGCACCAATGGCGGCGGCTTCTACAACGTCAACTCCGCCCACCCGTTCGAGAACGCCCAGGCGTGGACGAACTGGTTTGAGATCTTCCTGATCCTGCTCATCCCGTTCGCGCTGCCCCGCACCTTCGGCAAGATGGTCGGCCAGGTCAGGCAGGGCTACGCGATCGTCGCGGTGATGGCCACCCTCGCCCTCGCGAGCGTCGTGCTGACCAACGTCTTCGAACTGTCCGGCAACGCCACCGTCCCGCAGGCTGTCGGCGCCGCGATGGAGGGCAAGGACGTCAGGTTCGGCGTGGCGAACTCCGCCACCTTCGCCGCTGCCACCACGCTCACCAGCACCGGCGCGGTCAACTCCTTCCACGACTCCTACACCCCGCTCGGCGGCATGATGACGATGGTCAACATGATGCTGGGCGAGGTCGCGCCGGGCGGTGTGGGTGCCGGCCTGTACGGCCTGCTCGTGCTGGCGGTGATCACGGTCTTCGTGGCCGGACTCATGGTCGGCCGCACGCCGGAGTATCTCGGCAAGCGGATCGGCGCCCGCGAGATGAAGCTCGCGTCGATGTACTTCCTGGTCACACCCGTCCTGGTGCTGGTCGGCACCGCTCTCGCGATGGGCTCGGCGGAGCAGCGGGCAAGCATGCTCAACAGCGGGCCGCACGGCCTGTCGGAGGTGCTGTACGCCTTCACCAGCGCGTCCAACAACAACGGCTCCGCCTTCGGCGGTATCACCGTCAACACTCCCTGGTACGACGTCGCGCTCGGCCTGTGCATGGCGTTCGGCCGCTTCCTGCCGATCATCTTCGTCCTCGCCCTGGCCGGGTCGCTGGCCGGGCAGGCGCCGGTCCCGGCCTCGGCGGGCACACTGCCCACCCACCGGCCGCAGTTCGTCGGCATGGTCGTCGGCGTGACGGTCGTCCTCGTCGCCCTGACCTTCCTCCCCGCCCTGGCGCTCGGGCCGCTCGCAGAAGGAATCCACTGA
- a CDS encoding glycosyltransferase family 2 protein, giving the protein MTSPTTTIDVVVLTMNDRPTAFPQAMASLLVQQDVDLRVVIVGNGVEPDQVPAGVRTVTLPVNEGIPQGRNVGADALAGPDCGEFVFFFDNDAVLPASDILARLVTEARRHPEAAYIQPRIADPDTGVTLRRWVPRLRAGDVTRPGTVTVMAEGVVLVRRTDYEQAGGWPGHFFLFHEGVDLAWRLWDLGRTGWYAPDIVIHHPATDPARHASYYRLVARNRVWLAYRRLPAPLIPIYLATWTLLSLVRIRSRANLAVWFAGLREGLKGGYGQRRPMSWTTVLRLARAGRPPIV; this is encoded by the coding sequence ATGACCAGCCCGACGACCACCATCGACGTGGTGGTCCTCACCATGAACGATCGGCCCACCGCGTTCCCGCAGGCGATGGCCTCCCTCCTCGTCCAGCAGGACGTCGACCTACGGGTGGTCATCGTGGGCAACGGGGTAGAGCCAGACCAGGTGCCCGCCGGCGTGCGCACCGTGACCCTGCCCGTCAACGAAGGCATTCCCCAGGGCCGCAACGTCGGCGCGGACGCCCTGGCCGGGCCGGACTGCGGCGAGTTCGTGTTCTTCTTCGACAACGACGCCGTCCTCCCCGCCTCCGACATCCTCGCCCGGCTCGTCACCGAAGCCCGCCGCCACCCTGAAGCCGCCTACATCCAACCCCGCATCGCCGACCCCGACACCGGTGTCACCCTGCGCCGCTGGGTCCCGCGCCTGCGCGCCGGCGACGTCACCCGGCCCGGCACCGTCACCGTCATGGCCGAAGGGGTGGTCCTCGTACGCCGCACCGATTACGAGCAGGCCGGCGGCTGGCCCGGCCACTTCTTCCTCTTCCATGAAGGCGTTGATCTGGCCTGGCGGCTGTGGGATCTCGGGCGCACCGGCTGGTACGCGCCCGACATCGTCATCCACCACCCCGCCACCGACCCCGCCCGGCACGCCTCCTACTACCGCCTCGTCGCCCGTAACCGCGTCTGGCTCGCCTACCGCCGGCTACCCGCCCCCCTGATCCCCATCTACCTGGCGACCTGGACACTGCTCAGCCTCGTCCGAATCCGGTCCCGCGCGAACCTCGCCGTCTGGTTCGCCGGTCTACGGGAAGGCCTCAAGGGCGGGTACGGACAGCGCCGGCCGATGTCCTGGACCACCGTGCTGCGACTGGCCCGCGCCGGCCGCCCGCCGATTGTTTGA
- a CDS encoding bifunctional aldolase/short-chain dehydrogenase, translated as MASSVDDLLRRSRALGADPRNTNFAGGNTSAKGVAVDPVTGSDVELMWVKGSGGDLGTLAESGLAVLRLDRLRALTEVYPGVEREDEMVAAFDFCAFGKGGAAPSIDTAMHGLVEAAHVDHLHPDAGIAIATAADGPELTARIFGDRVVWVPWRRPGFQLGLDIAAIKDANPQAVGCILGGHGITAWGETSAECEANSLDIIRTAEAYLAEHGRPEPFGPVIHQPLAEAVRRERAAALFPLLRGLASTDLPQVGHYTDTPEVLDFLSRERHPGLAALGTSCPDHFLRTKVAPLVLDLPGDAPLADVAVRLRELHAAYREEYAAYYHRHATADSPPMRGADPAIVLVPGVGMFSFGKDKQTARVAGEFYVNAINVMRGAEAVSSYAPIEEAEKFRIEYWELEEAKLRRMPPARPLATRVALVTGGGSGIGAATARRLAAEGACVVVADRDLAAAEKVAAELGAKAYRPEDVATAVGVDVTDEEQVVAAVRQAVLAFGGVDLIVNNAGLSLSRSLLETSVADWDLQHDVMARGSFLVSRESARVMIDQGMGGDIVYISSKNAVFAGPNNVAYGAAKADQAHQVRLLAAELGGYGIRVNGVNPDGVVRGSGIFASGWGANRAAVYGVPEDKLGEFYAQRTLLKREVLPEHIAAAVFALTGGELSLTTGLHIPVDAGVAAAFLR; from the coding sequence ATGGCTTCATCGGTTGATGATCTGCTGCGGCGGTCGCGCGCGCTCGGCGCCGATCCGCGCAACACCAACTTCGCGGGCGGCAACACGTCGGCCAAAGGCGTGGCCGTCGACCCGGTGACCGGGTCCGACGTCGAGCTGATGTGGGTGAAGGGCTCCGGCGGAGACCTCGGCACCCTGGCCGAGAGCGGCCTGGCCGTCCTGCGGCTGGACCGGCTGCGGGCGCTCACCGAGGTGTACCCGGGGGTGGAACGCGAGGACGAGATGGTCGCCGCGTTCGACTTCTGCGCCTTCGGCAAGGGCGGGGCGGCGCCGTCGATCGACACCGCCATGCACGGCCTGGTCGAGGCCGCGCACGTGGACCACCTGCACCCGGACGCGGGCATCGCCATCGCCACCGCCGCCGACGGCCCGGAGCTGACGGCTCGGATCTTCGGTGACCGGGTGGTCTGGGTACCGTGGCGCCGCCCCGGATTCCAGCTCGGCCTGGACATCGCCGCGATCAAGGACGCCAACCCGCAGGCCGTCGGCTGCATCCTCGGCGGCCACGGCATCACCGCCTGGGGCGAGACCTCCGCCGAGTGCGAGGCCAACTCGCTGGACATCATCCGCACCGCCGAGGCGTACCTCGCCGAGCACGGCAGGCCCGAGCCGTTCGGCCCGGTGATCCACCAGCCGCTCGCGGAGGCCGTACGGCGGGAACGGGCCGCGGCGCTGTTCCCCCTCCTGCGGGGTCTGGCGAGCACCGACCTGCCGCAGGTCGGCCACTACACCGACACCCCCGAGGTCCTGGACTTCCTGTCCCGTGAGCGTCATCCCGGGCTGGCCGCGCTCGGCACCTCCTGCCCGGACCACTTCCTGCGCACCAAGGTCGCGCCGCTCGTGCTCGACCTGCCCGGCGACGCGCCCCTGGCGGACGTGGCCGTACGGCTCCGCGAGCTGCACGCCGCCTACCGGGAGGAGTACGCGGCCTACTACCACCGCCACGCCACGGCGGACTCGCCCCCGATGCGCGGCGCGGACCCCGCGATCGTGCTGGTCCCCGGGGTCGGCATGTTCTCCTTCGGCAAGGACAAGCAGACCGCCCGGGTCGCGGGCGAGTTCTACGTCAACGCGATCAACGTGATGCGCGGCGCCGAGGCGGTGTCGTCCTACGCCCCGATCGAGGAGGCGGAGAAGTTCCGCATCGAGTACTGGGAGCTGGAGGAGGCCAAGCTCCGCCGGATGCCCCCGGCCCGGCCGCTGGCCACCCGGGTCGCCCTGGTGACCGGCGGCGGCTCGGGCATCGGCGCCGCCACCGCACGGCGGCTCGCCGCCGAGGGCGCCTGCGTGGTCGTCGCCGACCGTGACCTCGCCGCCGCGGAGAAGGTCGCCGCCGAGCTCGGCGCCAAGGCCTACCGGCCCGAGGACGTCGCGACGGCCGTGGGAGTGGACGTCACCGACGAGGAGCAGGTGGTCGCCGCCGTACGGCAGGCGGTGCTGGCCTTCGGCGGAGTCGACCTGATCGTCAACAACGCCGGGCTGTCGCTGTCGCGGTCCCTGCTGGAGACCAGCGTCGCCGACTGGGACCTGCAGCACGACGTGATGGCCCGTGGCTCGTTCCTGGTCTCCAGGGAGAGCGCCCGCGTGATGATCGACCAGGGCATGGGTGGGGACATCGTCTACATCTCCTCCAAGAACGCGGTCTTCGCCGGGCCCAACAACGTCGCCTACGGCGCGGCGAAGGCCGACCAGGCGCACCAGGTCCGGCTGCTCGCCGCCGAACTGGGCGGGTACGGCATCCGGGTCAACGGCGTCAACCCCGACGGCGTGGTCCGCGGCTCCGGGATCTTCGCCTCCGGCTGGGGCGCCAACCGGGCGGCGGTCTACGGCGTACCGGAGGACAAGCTCGGCGAGTTCTACGCCCAGCGGACCCTGCTCAAGCGCGAGGTGCTGCCCGAGCACATCGCCGCCGCGGTCTTCGCCCTCACCGGTGGGGAGCTGTCGCTCACCACCGGACTGCACATCCCCGTCGACGCCGGCGTCGCCGCGGCCTTCCTCCGGTGA
- a CDS encoding potassium-transporting ATPase subunit C: protein MNRLPSWVRQHLAALRAVLVLTVILGGIYPLVVTGVAQAVFNGNANGSIIQKDGKDVGSALVGQNFTDADGKAIGKYFQSRPSAAGDGYDMLSTSPSNLGPEDIEDVLAVPGAKDDEGNPDTGKQSLLTQVCARSMAVGEREGVSGARPYCTSDGVGAVLKVFPAVGTVTRAVSVNQACPAAPFVADYQGVKVECGKPGEDYAAGRTVPVRGAQTAAVPADAVTASGSGLDPHISPAYAELQAPRVARERGLPVGKVEQLVRENTTGRSLGFMGEPGVNVLKLNLALDRG, encoded by the coding sequence ATGAACCGCCTGCCCAGCTGGGTCCGCCAGCATCTCGCGGCACTGCGCGCAGTGCTCGTCCTCACCGTGATCCTCGGCGGGATCTACCCGCTGGTGGTCACCGGGGTCGCCCAGGCCGTCTTCAACGGCAACGCCAACGGCTCGATCATCCAGAAGGACGGCAAGGACGTCGGCAGCGCCCTCGTCGGCCAGAACTTCACCGACGCCGACGGCAAGGCGATCGGCAAGTATTTCCAGAGCCGTCCGTCGGCGGCCGGCGACGGCTACGACATGCTCTCCACCTCTCCCAGCAACCTGGGCCCCGAGGACATCGAAGATGTCCTGGCCGTCCCGGGCGCCAAGGACGACGAGGGCAACCCCGACACCGGTAAGCAGAGCCTGCTCACCCAGGTCTGCGCCCGCAGCATGGCCGTCGGCGAGCGGGAGGGCGTCAGCGGGGCCCGGCCGTACTGCACCTCCGACGGCGTGGGCGCCGTGCTGAAGGTCTTCCCGGCCGTCGGCACCGTCACCCGCGCGGTCAGCGTCAACCAGGCCTGCCCCGCCGCGCCGTTCGTCGCCGACTACCAGGGCGTGAAGGTGGAGTGCGGCAAGCCCGGGGAAGACTACGCGGCCGGCCGTACCGTGCCGGTCCGGGGCGCCCAGACGGCGGCGGTGCCCGCTGACGCGGTCACCGCCAGCGGCTCCGGCCTCGACCCGCACATCTCGCCCGCCTACGCCGAGTTGCAGGCACCCCGCGTGGCCAGGGAACGCGGCCTGCCCGTGGGGAAGGTCGAGCAACTCGTCAGGGAGAACACCACCGGCCGCTCCCTCGGTTTCATGGGCGAGCCGGGCGTGAACGTCCTGAAGCTCAACCTGGCACTCGACAGAGGATGA
- a CDS encoding L-fucose/L-arabinose isomerase family protein: MSTEPARIAAPRTRVGLVAGGLGAYWPQFPDLLPQLQRSAERVSERMRELGCDVVDVGFVSDAQEGAAAAEKLRVAGCDIIVGFLTTYMTATMLLPVAQRSGAPVLLINLQPTESMDHAGFDTGQWLAYCGACPLPEMANTFIRSGIPFRSVSGYLEDERAWTKIGRWVKAAGVRAALRRGRHGLMGHLYPGMLDVATDLTLVSANLGGHVEVLEFDDLRVRVEKVTDTEVKERMGLARDVFELADTVNDDDFSWAARVSVGLDRLVDDFALDSLAYYHRGLDGEIHERLGAGMILGASLLTARGVPSAGEYELRTSLAMLIMDRLGGGGSFTELQALDFTRGHVEMGHDGPAHLAISSRRPLLRGLGVYHGKRGWGVSVEFDVTHGPVTAFGLLHRPDGRFGFVASEGEVVDGPLLRIGNTTSRVDFGCDPGEWTDAWSATGISHHWALGTGHRIAELRAVADLLGVDLIEVKP, encoded by the coding sequence ATGAGCACCGAGCCGGCTCGGATCGCCGCCCCCCGCACCAGGGTGGGCCTCGTCGCCGGAGGCCTTGGCGCCTACTGGCCGCAGTTCCCCGATCTGCTGCCGCAGCTCCAGCGGTCGGCCGAGCGGGTCTCGGAGCGGATGCGCGAGCTCGGATGCGACGTGGTGGACGTCGGCTTCGTCTCCGACGCGCAGGAAGGCGCCGCCGCGGCGGAGAAGCTGCGCGTCGCCGGCTGCGACATCATCGTGGGTTTCCTCACCACGTACATGACCGCCACCATGCTCCTCCCGGTCGCGCAGCGCAGCGGCGCACCGGTGCTGCTGATCAACCTGCAGCCGACCGAGTCGATGGACCACGCCGGCTTCGACACCGGTCAGTGGCTGGCCTACTGCGGCGCCTGCCCGCTGCCGGAGATGGCCAACACCTTCATCCGCTCCGGAATCCCGTTCCGCTCGGTCTCCGGCTATCTGGAGGACGAGCGGGCCTGGACGAAGATCGGGCGCTGGGTGAAGGCGGCCGGGGTGCGGGCCGCCCTCCGGCGCGGGCGGCACGGCCTGATGGGCCATCTCTACCCGGGCATGCTCGACGTGGCCACCGACCTCACCCTGGTCTCGGCGAACCTCGGCGGCCACGTCGAGGTGCTGGAGTTCGACGACCTGCGGGTACGGGTGGAGAAGGTGACCGACACCGAGGTCAAGGAGCGGATGGGCCTGGCCCGGGACGTCTTCGAACTGGCCGACACGGTCAACGACGACGACTTCTCCTGGGCGGCCCGGGTCTCGGTCGGTCTGGACCGGCTCGTCGACGACTTCGCCCTCGACAGCCTGGCCTACTACCACCGGGGGCTGGACGGCGAGATCCACGAGCGGCTCGGCGCCGGGATGATCCTCGGTGCCTCGCTGCTCACCGCCCGCGGCGTCCCGTCCGCCGGGGAGTACGAGCTGCGCACCTCACTGGCCATGCTGATCATGGACCGCCTCGGCGGGGGCGGCTCGTTCACCGAACTCCAGGCGCTCGACTTCACCCGGGGACACGTCGAGATGGGCCACGACGGGCCCGCCCACCTCGCCATCAGCTCGCGGCGGCCGCTCCTGCGCGGGCTGGGCGTCTACCACGGCAAGCGCGGCTGGGGCGTGTCCGTCGAGTTCGACGTCACGCACGGCCCCGTCACCGCGTTCGGGCTGCTGCACCGGCCGGACGGCCGGTTCGGCTTCGTCGCCTCCGAGGGCGAGGTCGTCGACGGGCCGCTGCTGCGGATCGGTAACACCACCTCCCGGGTCGACTTCGGCTGCGACCCCGGCGAATGGACCGACGCCTGGAGCGCCACCGGTATCTCCCACCACTGGGCCCTCGGCACCGGCCACCGAATCGCCGAACTGCGCGCGGTGGCCGACCTCCTCGGCGTCGACCTGATCGAGGTGAAGCCGTGA